The Gillisia sp. Hel_I_86 genome has a segment encoding these proteins:
- a CDS encoding Tex family protein, whose translation MELISYIKAKIAVPEKSILNTVSLLKEDATIPFIARYRKEVTGNLDEVQIEKIAALLKSYSELEHRKKSIIKAIEDQYVMTDSLLSKIQHSTSMVELEDLYLPFKKKRRTKAEVAREAGLEPLAKIVMSQKGGDLEQVAKRFLSQEIKSTADALDGAQHIIAEWVSENPYVRQKLRRLFQNSADIASSVVKSEKENPIAQKYKQYFGWNEPLKRIPSHRLLAILRAESEGIVKVKIEVEKKEALRLIDKVLQVKNSSASKYIKEAFEDSYKRLLKPSFSNEVLSEAKNKADEEAIQVFAENLEQLLLAPPLGNKRILALDPGYKSGCKLVCLDANGMLLHNETIYPHSPQKEMILAIKKIRSLVNAYNIEAISIGNGTASRETEEFIKKVPFNKEISVYVVNEAGASIYSASKIARDEFTNYDITVRGAVSIGRRLIDPLAELVKIDAKSIGVGQYQHDVDQTKLKSKLDLVVMNCVNRIGINVNSASKELLSYVSGIGPVLAENIISYRSNKGSIKSREELLKVPRLGAKAYEQSAGFLRIKNSKNPLDDSAVHPERYELVNKMAKDRGTAISEIIGNKEVLQKISLDNYVQEDLGLPTLKDIIKELEKPGLDPRSKIKVFQFDEHVNSINDLKTGMKLPGIVNNITNFGCFVDIGIKESGLVHISKLANEYINDVNSVVKLGQHLMVTVLEVDLDLKRIQLSLIKLF comes from the coding sequence TTGGAGTTAATATCATATATAAAAGCTAAAATCGCTGTTCCCGAAAAATCAATTCTAAATACAGTTTCCTTATTAAAAGAAGATGCTACCATTCCTTTTATTGCGCGTTATAGAAAAGAGGTAACTGGAAATTTGGATGAAGTTCAAATTGAAAAAATCGCAGCGCTTTTAAAATCTTATTCTGAATTAGAACACCGTAAAAAATCGATCATTAAAGCTATTGAAGATCAATATGTAATGACAGATTCCTTGCTGTCCAAGATTCAGCATTCCACTTCGATGGTGGAATTAGAAGATCTTTACCTTCCTTTTAAAAAGAAACGAAGAACAAAAGCGGAAGTTGCTAGAGAAGCAGGCTTGGAACCGCTGGCGAAGATAGTAATGTCCCAAAAAGGAGGCGATTTAGAGCAAGTGGCGAAGAGGTTTTTGTCACAAGAGATAAAATCTACGGCTGATGCTTTGGACGGCGCTCAACATATAATTGCAGAGTGGGTAAGTGAAAATCCTTATGTTCGCCAAAAGCTTAGAAGATTGTTTCAGAATAGTGCAGATATAGCTTCAAGTGTGGTTAAATCTGAAAAAGAAAACCCAATCGCTCAAAAATATAAGCAATATTTTGGCTGGAACGAACCTCTAAAAAGAATTCCTTCCCATAGATTATTAGCAATTCTTAGAGCCGAAAGTGAGGGGATAGTTAAAGTTAAGATTGAGGTAGAAAAAAAGGAAGCTTTAAGGTTAATAGATAAGGTGCTTCAGGTTAAAAATTCTTCAGCTTCAAAATATATTAAAGAGGCATTTGAAGATTCTTACAAACGACTTTTAAAACCCTCCTTTTCCAATGAAGTTTTATCTGAAGCAAAAAATAAAGCAGATGAAGAAGCTATACAGGTTTTTGCTGAAAATTTAGAACAACTTTTATTGGCGCCACCCCTTGGTAATAAAAGGATTTTAGCCTTGGATCCCGGGTACAAGTCTGGTTGCAAGTTGGTGTGTTTAGATGCAAACGGAATGCTGCTTCATAATGAAACTATTTATCCGCATTCTCCCCAAAAAGAAATGATCCTTGCCATTAAGAAAATAAGATCTCTGGTGAACGCCTATAATATTGAAGCGATCTCCATTGGAAATGGTACCGCTTCAAGGGAAACAGAAGAATTCATTAAGAAAGTGCCATTTAATAAAGAGATCTCTGTATATGTGGTTAATGAGGCAGGGGCTTCAATTTATTCAGCATCTAAAATTGCAAGGGATGAATTTACAAATTATGATATCACCGTTCGAGGCGCAGTTTCAATAGGGAGAAGATTGATTGATCCCTTGGCAGAATTAGTGAAAATCGATGCGAAATCTATTGGAGTAGGGCAGTACCAGCATGATGTAGATCAAACCAAATTAAAGAGCAAATTGGATTTAGTGGTCATGAATTGTGTGAACCGAATCGGTATCAACGTAAACTCTGCCAGTAAAGAATTGTTATCCTATGTTTCCGGAATTGGACCGGTACTAGCTGAAAACATCATTTCTTATAGATCAAATAAAGGAAGTATTAAGAGTAGGGAAGAATTGTTAAAAGTTCCTAGATTAGGAGCCAAAGCATACGAGCAATCTGCTGGGTTTTTAAGGATCAAAAATTCTAAAAATCCATTGGATGATTCTGCTGTTCACCCGGAGAGATATGAGTTGGTCAATAAAATGGCAAAGGATCGGGGAACTGCGATAAGCGAAATAATAGGTAATAAGGAAGTGCTTCAAAAAATATCATTGGATAATTATGTTCAAGAAGACCTCGGGCTTCCAACATTAAAAGATATTATTAAGGAGCTGGAAAAGCCAGGCTTAGATCCCAGAAGTAAGATCAAGGTTTTTCAGTTTGATGAGCATGTAAATAGTATCAACGACCTAAAAACAGGAATGAAATTACCAGGTATCGTTAATAATATCACCAATTTTGGATGTTTCGTGGATATCGGGATTAAAGAAAGTGGTCTTGTCCATATATCTAAACTGGCAAATGAATATATAAATGATGTAAATTCTGTGGTGAAATTAGGGCAACATTTAATGGTCACTGTTTTGGAAGTAGATCTGGATTTAAAACGTATTCAGCTTTCACTTATCAAATTATTTTGA
- a CDS encoding TldD/PmbA family protein, translated as MKRRSFVQLAGLGAGAIMMPSLLLGNSIPVEALLDPGMDLITKKLMADTALNTARGLGATYADARIGRYLNQYVFTREDKVQNVVNTESFGIGIRVIANGTWGFASTNSVTEDGIKKATEQAVAIAKANSKIQKDPVKLAPVESYGEVSWKTPIKKDFKEVPVSEKVELLLGANAAAMDNGANYVNSALFMVNEQKYFASTEGSYIDQDIHRIWPTFGVTAIDPAAGKFKSRQAMSAPMGMGYEYMDGLASEKLEGPEGLKLYRNSYDIVEDATLAAKQAKAMLTAKSVDAGKYDLVLEPNHLGLTIHESVGHPLELDRVLGYEANYAGTSFATLDKWKSGDFKYGSDLVNLVADKTMPGSLGNVGYDDEGVKTKQWDLVRNGVLKNYQAIRDQVHMIDQNESHGCCYAQSWNDVQFQRMPNVSLEAGKEKYSINDMIKDVEKGIYIAGRGSYSIDQQRYNFQFGGTVFYEIKNGEIVGMLDDVAYQSNTQEFWNSCTKICDESDYRIFGSFFDGKGQPSQVSAVSHGSSTSRFNDVNVINTGRSI; from the coding sequence ATGAAACGAAGAAGTTTTGTTCAACTAGCGGGTTTAGGTGCAGGTGCAATCATGATGCCTTCACTTTTGCTCGGAAACTCTATACCGGTAGAGGCCTTGTTAGATCCCGGAATGGATTTGATCACCAAGAAACTAATGGCCGATACGGCTTTAAATACTGCGAGGGGCTTGGGAGCAACTTATGCAGATGCCAGAATAGGCAGGTACCTTAATCAATATGTATTTACGAGGGAAGATAAGGTACAGAATGTGGTAAATACCGAATCTTTTGGGATTGGTATTCGTGTAATCGCTAATGGAACTTGGGGTTTTGCCTCAACTAATAGTGTGACTGAAGATGGAATTAAAAAAGCAACGGAACAAGCGGTGGCAATTGCAAAAGCGAATTCTAAAATTCAAAAGGATCCTGTAAAACTGGCTCCGGTAGAATCCTATGGAGAGGTTTCTTGGAAAACCCCGATCAAAAAAGATTTTAAGGAAGTACCCGTTTCAGAAAAAGTAGAACTTTTGCTTGGAGCCAATGCTGCGGCAATGGATAACGGAGCAAACTATGTGAATTCTGCCCTTTTTATGGTGAATGAGCAAAAATATTTCGCTTCCACAGAAGGTTCTTATATAGATCAGGATATCCACCGTATTTGGCCAACCTTTGGGGTAACGGCTATAGATCCTGCTGCAGGGAAATTTAAATCCAGGCAAGCAATGAGTGCGCCCATGGGGATGGGATATGAATATATGGACGGACTTGCTTCAGAAAAACTGGAAGGTCCCGAAGGTTTAAAATTATATAGAAACAGCTACGATATAGTAGAAGATGCCACTCTTGCTGCTAAACAAGCAAAAGCAATGCTTACAGCAAAATCTGTAGATGCCGGGAAATATGATCTTGTATTGGAACCTAACCACCTAGGCTTAACTATTCATGAGTCTGTTGGTCATCCATTAGAATTGGATAGGGTACTTGGGTACGAAGCAAATTATGCAGGAACCAGTTTTGCAACCTTGGATAAATGGAAATCTGGCGACTTTAAATATGGTAGCGACCTTGTAAACTTAGTAGCCGATAAAACAATGCCGGGATCACTTGGCAATGTGGGCTACGATGATGAAGGGGTGAAAACAAAACAATGGGATTTGGTAAGAAACGGAGTGCTTAAAAATTATCAAGCAATTCGTGATCAGGTTCATATGATAGATCAAAATGAATCTCATGGATGTTGTTATGCGCAGTCTTGGAACGATGTACAATTTCAGCGTATGCCGAATGTATCCTTGGAAGCCGGAAAAGAAAAATATTCTATTAACGATATGATCAAGGATGTGGAAAAAGGAATTTATATCGCCGGTAGGGGATCATACTCAATAGATCAGCAGCGATATAACTTCCAGTTTGGTGGCACAGTGTTCTACGAGATCAAAAATGGAGAGATTGTAGGGATGCTGGATGATGTAGCGTATCAATCCAATACTCAGGAATTCTGGAATTCTTGTACAAAGATTTGTGATGAGAGTGATTATCGCATTTTTGGATCTTTTTTCGATGGGAAAGGCCAACCTTCACAGGTGAGCGCGGTATCCCATGGTAGTTCTACTTCCAGGTTTAACGATGTTAACGTAATAAATACTGGTAGAAGCATTTAA
- a CDS encoding TldD/PmbA family protein, with protein sequence MAIYTKEEARKIMEKALSFSKADACEINMGGSESGNIRYARNTVSTSGHRSNQTLVIQSSFGKKSGTATIDEFDDASLEKVVRRAEELAQLSPENPEFMAPLGAQTYDEPVSYVEATAKITPEFRAEVANKSIAPAAAKDVTAAGFLNDSAGFNAILNSNGLFAYNKATSMDFTVTMRTNDGTGSGWVTRDYNDIRKFDAAEASKVAIDKAIMSMEAKAIEPGKYTVILEPAAAGDLLGNMGRALDARTADEGRSFMSKEGGTKLGDKIVDERVNIYSDPLHPDVPTATWNGDGQALKKTKWIENGVVKNLAYSRYWAEQKGVDAVPYPSNIIMEGGTASLEDLIRDTKKGILVTRLWYIRSVDPQTLLFTGLTRDGTFYIENGKIKYPVKNFRFNESPIIMLNNLETLGKQVRVDGNLIPYMKVRDFTFTSLSDAV encoded by the coding sequence ATGGCAATATATACAAAAGAAGAGGCTCGGAAGATCATGGAAAAAGCGTTAAGCTTTTCCAAGGCCGATGCTTGCGAAATAAATATGGGAGGCAGCGAAAGCGGAAACATCCGGTATGCTAGAAATACAGTTTCTACCTCTGGGCATAGATCCAATCAAACCTTGGTAATTCAGTCCAGCTTCGGAAAAAAATCTGGAACTGCAACTATTGATGAGTTTGATGATGCGTCTCTGGAGAAAGTAGTGAGAAGAGCTGAGGAATTAGCCCAGCTATCACCAGAGAACCCTGAATTCATGGCACCGCTGGGGGCACAAACCTATGATGAACCTGTGAGTTATGTAGAAGCAACCGCAAAGATCACTCCAGAATTTAGGGCCGAAGTGGCCAATAAAAGTATTGCTCCAGCAGCAGCAAAAGATGTGACTGCAGCAGGATTCTTAAACGATTCGGCTGGGTTTAATGCGATCCTGAATTCAAATGGCTTGTTTGCGTATAATAAGGCGACCAGTATGGATTTCACGGTAACCATGAGAACCAATGACGGTACCGGATCTGGATGGGTAACCAGGGATTACAATGATATTAGAAAGTTCGATGCCGCCGAGGCTTCTAAAGTGGCCATAGATAAGGCAATTATGTCTATGGAAGCAAAAGCAATAGAACCTGGTAAGTATACTGTAATTCTAGAGCCTGCAGCGGCTGGTGATCTTTTAGGAAATATGGGCAGGGCATTGGACGCTCGAACTGCAGATGAAGGTAGAAGTTTTATGTCTAAAGAAGGTGGTACCAAATTAGGAGATAAGATTGTGGATGAGCGGGTAAATATCTATTCAGATCCTTTACATCCCGATGTTCCTACTGCTACATGGAATGGAGATGGTCAAGCCCTAAAGAAAACTAAATGGATTGAGAACGGAGTGGTTAAAAACCTAGCGTATAGCCGTTATTGGGCAGAGCAAAAAGGGGTAGATGCGGTACCTTATCCTTCCAATATTATTATGGAAGGTGGAACTGCTAGTTTGGAAGACCTTATTCGGGATACCAAAAAGGGAATTTTAGTTACAAGGCTTTGGTATATTAGAAGTGTAGATCCACAAACTTTGCTATTTACAGGACTTACCAGAGACGGTACTTTTTATATTGAAAATGGAAAGATCAAGTATCCGGTAAAGAACTTCAGATTCAATGAAAGCCCTATTATTATGCTGAATAATTTAGAGACTCTTGGAAAACAAGTAAGAGTAGATGGAAACTTAATCCCTTATATGAAGGTGAGAGATTTCACATTCACTAGTTTATCTGATGCGGTATAA
- a CDS encoding DUF4159 domain-containing protein, whose translation MNNKFFFTRLQYESGDWDVDQRMPSNLLNSLVEYTTLEVDIKENIVPLSSDEIFKCPFCYISGHKLVQFTKKERENFEKYIRNGGFVFADDCNHDIDGLFAKSFERQMEDIFGPKELKKIPNNHELYNIFFEFEDGPPTTSQELNGWGDDLVHEYLKAIEINGRIGVLYSNKDYGCEWDYDFRNKRWYKIDNTRFGVNIVMYALTS comes from the coding sequence TTGAACAATAAATTTTTCTTCACAAGATTACAATACGAATCCGGAGACTGGGATGTAGACCAGCGTATGCCTTCTAATCTGCTAAATTCTTTGGTAGAATACACCACTTTGGAGGTAGATATTAAGGAAAATATTGTTCCGCTTAGCAGTGACGAGATTTTTAAATGTCCTTTTTGTTATATCTCTGGTCATAAATTGGTGCAATTCACCAAAAAAGAGCGAGAGAATTTCGAAAAATACATCAGGAATGGAGGCTTCGTATTTGCAGACGATTGCAACCATGATATTGATGGCCTTTTTGCAAAATCCTTCGAACGCCAAATGGAAGATATCTTTGGACCAAAAGAACTAAAAAAGATTCCGAACAATCACGAATTGTATAATATTTTTTTTGAATTTGAAGATGGCCCACCAACCACCTCGCAAGAGTTAAATGGATGGGGAGACGATCTGGTTCATGAATATTTGAAGGCCATAGAGATAAATGGAAGAATTGGAGTGCTTTATAGCAATAAGGATTATGGCTGCGAATGGGATTACGATTTTAGAAACAAACGTTGGTATAAAATAGATAACACTCGTTTTGGAGTGAACATAGTGATGTACGCACTTACATCCTAA
- a CDS encoding AAA family ATPase, which yields MEKDLVEIAQEVKDLAGKLKDLKSEIGKVIIGQEETVEQLLITFLAGGHALLEGVPGLAKTLMIRTLAQAVALDFRRIQFTPDLMPSDIIGTEILEEDHSTGKKFFKFNKGPIFANIILADEINRTPPKTQAALLEAMQEFEVTYSGKTYELDRPFFILATQNPIEQSGTFPLPEAQQDRFLFYIKIGYPNEAEETSILKNTTGTKKEKLNKVITGEEIQRLQYLVREVPISDDLINFVSQVTRATRPETTENSYVKEWVNWGAGPRAGQAMILTAKARALINGRLSVTLEDLKHVALPVLRHRIIVNFRAEAEGITADEVTRELLKTASTHLKSKK from the coding sequence ATGGAAAAAGATTTGGTAGAAATAGCGCAAGAAGTGAAAGATCTCGCTGGAAAACTGAAGGATTTAAAGTCAGAAATAGGAAAGGTAATTATTGGACAGGAAGAAACTGTCGAACAATTGCTTATTACCTTTTTGGCAGGTGGTCATGCCCTTTTAGAAGGGGTTCCCGGATTGGCTAAAACCTTGATGATCCGTACGCTTGCACAGGCAGTAGCTCTTGATTTTAGAAGGATTCAATTTACTCCAGATTTGATGCCTTCAGATATTATAGGTACAGAGATCCTGGAAGAAGATCACAGCACAGGGAAGAAATTTTTCAAATTCAATAAAGGTCCTATTTTCGCCAATATCATCCTTGCAGATGAAATCAACAGAACCCCTCCCAAAACTCAGGCAGCTCTTTTAGAAGCCATGCAGGAGTTTGAAGTTACTTACTCAGGAAAGACCTACGAGCTGGATAGGCCATTTTTTATCCTGGCTACCCAAAACCCTATAGAACAATCGGGAACTTTCCCATTGCCGGAAGCACAACAAGATCGGTTTCTGTTTTATATAAAAATCGGATATCCAAACGAGGCAGAAGAGACTTCAATCCTAAAAAACACCACGGGGACTAAAAAGGAAAAACTTAATAAAGTGATCACCGGGGAAGAGATCCAAAGATTGCAATATTTGGTACGGGAAGTGCCAATAAGCGATGATCTCATTAATTTTGTAAGCCAAGTAACCAGGGCAACCCGACCGGAAACCACGGAGAATAGCTATGTAAAAGAATGGGTGAATTGGGGCGCAGGACCTAGAGCGGGTCAGGCTATGATCCTAACCGCTAAAGCGCGTGCACTTATAAACGGAAGATTGTCGGTTACTTTAGAAGATCTTAAACACGTGGCTTTGCCGGTTCTAAGGCATCGAATTATTGTAAATTTTAGGGCAGAGGCGGAAGGAATTACGGCCGATGAGGTTACCCGAGAATTGCTAAAAACCGCTAGCACACATTTAAAGTCCAAGAAATAA
- a CDS encoding DUF58 domain-containing protein: MKQDYHQLLKPEIINSISGLALIARVIVDGYLSGLNHSRRVGPGMEFSQYRSYEPGDDLRLLDWKMLARSGRYYIKQSEIETNISVKFILDASKSMLHTENGLSKMDHVRVLVASLAFLSQNQGDAVGLFTLNNKTLQSLYPKIQKQHFNRILLELINIKNEGHWPEDQMALNKLHDRSHKELIFFITDLYENNKELTNFIKQLKTSRNEVVVMHIMGKRELNFDYQGTITFEDLETGARLKVDAKEAKKHYLLSLEAMMKTTKDSLLANGIGYHLFNLEDPIGEALQSFLKIRNRLI, from the coding sequence GTGAAACAGGATTATCACCAGTTACTAAAACCTGAGATCATCAATTCTATTTCGGGATTGGCGCTGATAGCACGGGTAATAGTAGATGGATATCTCTCCGGTTTAAATCATAGTAGGCGCGTAGGTCCCGGAATGGAATTTAGTCAATATAGAAGTTATGAGCCGGGCGACGACTTGCGGTTGCTGGACTGGAAGATGCTCGCGAGATCTGGGCGTTATTATATCAAGCAATCTGAGATAGAGACCAATATTTCGGTAAAATTCATTTTGGATGCCAGCAAATCGATGCTGCATACAGAAAACGGGCTTTCTAAAATGGACCATGTACGGGTACTGGTTGCTTCCTTGGCCTTTCTCTCCCAAAACCAAGGGGATGCAGTTGGTTTGTTTACCTTGAACAATAAAACCCTCCAAAGCCTCTATCCTAAAATTCAGAAACAACATTTTAATAGGATCCTTTTAGAACTCATCAACATCAAAAATGAAGGGCATTGGCCAGAGGATCAAATGGCGCTGAACAAATTGCATGATAGAAGCCATAAAGAACTGATTTTTTTTATAACAGATCTTTATGAAAATAACAAGGAACTCACCAATTTTATAAAACAGTTAAAAACTTCGAGAAATGAGGTGGTCGTGATGCATATCATGGGAAAGCGTGAATTGAATTTCGACTACCAAGGCACGATAACTTTTGAAGATCTGGAAACCGGGGCACGATTGAAGGTGGATGCCAAAGAAGCAAAAAAACACTATTTGCTATCCCTGGAGGCCATGATGAAAACTACCAAAGACAGTTTGTTGGCAAATGGAATAGGTTATCATCTCTTCAATTTGGAGGATCCCATAGGAGAAGCTTTGCAATCCTTTCTAAAAATTAGAAATAGGCTTATCTAA